TCACTACGCCCATCCTCTCCTCTGGGGGCCAGCTGTCCATAGGAGGAGCTCCTCCATCATAAGAATAACATCTCAACTCCATATAAAACTCCAAACATTTACATTACTGCACAACCACAGCaggcctcttttttttcccactgcgGCTGCTTTGTGCTTGGATATAACCAGCTGCTTATGAATAGCAGAGGCGACCACTGAAACACACCcgaatgtaaaaaaaaagaaaaaagaaaagtgtgacaCTAAAACTGTGCTAAACGGGGCATGAAACTCATTGAAGGAGCCTATGGTTCCAATAACCAGTTCTAGTAAACAAGTGCTTATTGGCCAGCTCTGACCACACTGGTGTCTCGGAGGAATTTACTGAATTAAACTGACCTCCCTTGTATTATTTCCATTATTGAGTTAGTTGAAAGGAGGTAGCAGATAAAAGGAAGTCCTGTGACAGAGGAGCACTGCTTATTATGCGTATTAGCTGATCCTGCAAAAGTGTTTCTGTCCAGGATATGAAAATATTAGAGGGATTCCTAGTATGGGCGAAGGAATGCCATGAAAATTCACCTCGGGCGAGGCCTGAGGGGACATCTGAGTTTGTACTTCTCCAGAGCCTCCAGTTTATTTTGGACATGAGGCCGGGGatgggaggaggaaggaagatcACTGGATCACTGCCCTTACTTTTTAAACCTGGAAGCTTCCCTGTCAACAAACAATACAGGGCGAGCAGGAGTTCGGCTGCACCTGAGTCACACAGCACTGTGCATATATCCTGGAATACAATCGCTATCACTACCTGTGTCCGTGGCTTATCTAAACACGCCACTGACGGGCGTCTTCCCATGAACTTAGACATTTGGAAATGGCCACTTCAAGCAGCTTTTCAGCAGCTGTGAAGAAAAGCCCCTACTACAGACTGTGGAGAGACTAGAAAGCGGATAAGGCAGCCAGCAGAGTATGcggagagaaaaaagaggtcACAGATGACTCACGATGGgagaatgtttgtgtgtgggaatATTCTGGTGAATGTGGGAATAACAAGGCAGCAAAGTGAGCGTGCGAGTGAGCGAAGGAGGCAGAAAAGGCACATGAAATGGTACGCAGCTGTGTTACCTGTGGCACAGAGGGCGATGAATGTCTGCGTGTGTTTGCGGACCATCGCCAGCTTGTCTTTGGGAAGGGGAAGCCTGCGTATGATGTGCTCTATAAAATCATTGGGGATAACCGAGGCCATGTTCCACTTCAACTTCCCCAGCATGACCAATTCCCAGtcctgaaagacagaaacacattatttattttcacttttttttggttaaaatcTACCTTGTCAGGGGTGAAAATGTGTGCTGCCCTGCCTCCATTGACCGTGGAAAAGATCAGTTTGACCCTATTCAGAGGAAATGTCTCTAACATTTCTTCACTTTATCTCTCCTCGCTGTATCTTATTATCTGCATGCCTTTCTCATTCCTCGCATCCTTTGTATTCATATCGCCGGCATGTGACGAGCTTTGCCCTGCTTAGAGGCCCTGCCAATGAGACAGCTAGCCCCTTCCTTCCTGTCACAAGCCTCAAACAGCTACAGTGAGTTTGCACTGCACAGGCAACAGCACAGAAGCTGACTCTTCATACAGTCAGCTTTTGTACAAGCAAGAAAAGGTGCACGCCTTTCATGATTTAATTTCCTGTGGGTTGCGTCAGTCCTAACAATTCAACGATTCAttgatgttttaatgttttcctgttattcagtattttcagtAACAAAAATCAAGGAGGAAGCACAacttcagtgaagaaaaaatatCTAGAAGTCAATGTTTAAAAGGCGTATCTGCACACATGAAGACCCCCGTCTGGTGAAAATCACACAGATCTAAAGAAATTTAAGCACAAAACTCAGCtagaaagatggagagacagaatgagCCATCAACGGAAACAACTTCCTATGGGGAGCCCGTTTGGACccaagcaataaaaacacagttttcaggttttcaaattTCTTGCTCTGCCAGTTTTCTAATGACACTTTCTTCTGACCTCCATAACTAAACGCCAGAGCCTCAGAAACACACTGGACTGCTATTGTTTTTCAAATCGGGGTACACAATCACAAATACGTGCttgcatttgaaaatgttaactAGCGCATTCACGgtgcatttaaaatgaaagtcttgattttatttccatctttctcttcaACCCACTCAGCTTTCGTAATAAAAGTCCCACAGCGGTGAAGCGTCAGCGTTGATCTAAAAGGGTTTGCAGCTTTTCCTGACTTTTCTCATCTCGGTCACCCATTGAGTCATCTAGTGTTAGGTTGTAGAATGAGAAACCAAACCAAGGCGTCAGCCATATGCAGGACACCTACAGGCTGTTCTGACAGGGCTCTGACATCATTTCATTATGAGCTTTGTGTTACCCATGAGGAGGGTGACAGCACCATCACATTACAGAGTGAAGTTTTATGCTTGGATTTCTTTTAATACGACACATATCTGGAGCCAAAAACAAGATTAATTCAGCTTCTCACTTGCTGTACAGGAGAAAACATCACCTGAAAAGCAAACATAGTAAGCACTGAAACCCCAAAGACTGGCAGGGACAGTCCCCCTCAATCACCAAACAGCCGTCAGACATCTGACATGTCGAACATCATTTCTGAGTGTTTCCTGTGTATAACCTGCCACGCACCCTTGCATTTAACCTATTTTAAGCTCATGTGGAGATTGTGTTGACTCTGAGATGAGCAAGGCGGAGGTTTGCCGTCCGTACGCTCACTTCCTGGACAGCTGCTTCAACAcaaccccacctccacccttcaactttttttcttccagctgAAGCActggtggcagcagcagcagcagagtgttcGTTACCAGGAAGAGCTGCAGCATCTTTCATTGGCTCTTGCTGCCTTTTGTGTACATCCTGTCAGGATATCCAGGAATCTGGAGTCTTACAACAATATGGAGCATCAAATGGGATGAATGTCATTTCCCTAAACAGCTGCAGGCAGCACACTTGAGATGTATAGAGAGCATGTGGAGCTCTTTGGCTGAAATAAGAACCAGGTCTGACCTCAGATTGTAAAATGTTCTACAACCAAAACAATTAGCTCAACAGTAGAAAATGTACAAGCCATTTTTAAGATAAAACCTTTTTGCTTGAAAAAGGACAGACGGTTAACTTTTCTGTCGATCAGCTAACTGAATTAGTTCTACTTTTGTTCaccacaacataaatcacagACATATCATGGAAATGCTGAACATCTAAAAGTCCACTGCCACTGAACAAACTGTATCTGCTGATGAGGACCACACCATACAGTAGAAAGGTCAAGAACAACTTTTATGTGGACCTTGTTCACCTTGATGTTCTGTCAACttaatatctttgggttttagactgttggtcagacaaaacaaatgatttcaAGATGTCAGCTTGGGCTTTAAAATGATGGCtgatttttctcagttttctgaaacaaacaacaattagGCCTATTAATTTAGAAAACTATccataaagaaaataatggGGAGTTGTAGGCCCAACATGATGGCTATTTTGCTctcaaaaacaacagattaaagACTGTGGGTTGATCACTCCAACTGGTCTTAAAGTTTGTTGAATAAACCTCATGTAAGACTGAATTAAAATGATTCATGTAAATGTCATAAAGAGATATACTCATCTACGTGTGGAAGTAAAATTCACTTATTTTGTCTCAGTGTAAACCCTTTTGCATCTTACTGAAATACATAACAACTCCATGTACTGTAACATATCCAAATTCTATACTGCAAATCTGGCACTAGATGGCATCACATGCCTCTTCAGTCCACATGGCTCCAAAGAAAGGATGTGGGCCGCATTGTGCTCAGCTCCACTTATAAGGAAAATGGGATACTTCCTGTGAAGCCAATATAGCTATTAGCATTATAAAATCACCCCAAAACATGACACTGCATTTTTATGTTCTTGTGAATGAATGGGCCTTTTGAGATTCCAGTTCTTACCAGCAGTTCCCGTGGTGAAAAGGAGTTGTCTGTGTACATGCAAAGTTTTTCAGCTGATAGCGGCCTGCAGTCTTTTAACTTGGAGGCCAGGAAAATGCAAACAGCTCCCAGAAGCTGCAAATAATTCTTTCTCGTGGGCATCACTGCTAAAAATCTGTCCAAATAATTAATGGCTAAAGGGAAGACGTCTTCATTACTGTTCTCCTCTTCACACACCTAAAATGAGACACAAAtgtaacagaaaaacacatattacAGGTAGGAATATATCTGTAGTCTACAGAAAtatgtaaaagaagaaaaatctcaaaagaaaactaaacttTTTATATATGCTTTAAAGCAGAGTAGTGGTTGAAGATGGGGGTGGTTTTGCTGTTTCTATACTGCTCTTATGTTTGAGTTAAAGGTTAAATAACTAATTTTCATATCTCTTTACTTGGTCTAAAGTCAGAATGTCTGGGCAAGGCAGAAACAAATTAGTTCAATAGGAAGTCGTTGAGCCAAACCCGTCGCCATTCAACTCCTCTTCCTTATTGGGGCTTGCCgtctttaaaaatatttaaaaattaaaatataaaatctcaGACCTTTAAAACCTGTTCACAATGTACAGAAGTTGTGTTATTATAGTTTCCGAAAGTTACAACAAAGAATATTTTGCCGATACTTAGTGTTTTTTTATCCACAAAAATGAAAGTGGTTGTGCATGCACGTTGCCCGACCAAAGGCAACGAGCTTGAGTCATTTtagaaaattaataataattactaTAAAGAGGAAATGTCGGGTTTTCGATGATGTAAATTAAGATTAACCTCCCCTCTAACGCCTGAGCTAGCTAGTTAGCAAAAAATTCCAACTTTGTAGCTGTTAACCAATGTAAACATATAGCTAGGCTATTTCTTTGAAGCTGATTTTTCTTCGTGGTGGAATTTCCGACTCTCCCACGCCTTTGGTGAGTCATTCTCATTCAATTGTCAAATAGGTCAACATCCATGACAACTCTCTCTGAACTAAAACACTCCGTTTATGTGCCGAAATTAGCGTAAAGATGCGtgtaaacatgcagaaaaaactCTCATTAGCTAAAGCAGTTAGGTTAGCCCATCAATGCATAAAAATGCCCACAAACCTCGTGCATCCAGCCTGCAACCATTCGTCTCATATAAGGCTGAATATCCTTCTGGACCCGCTGGAAATATGAGCATTGAGGTAAAAACCTGTCCTCAATTGTTAATAAACTTTGCAACACTCTGTCATCAGAAAGGATGTTTGGGTCAGGCTGGGCTCTCACGGCTATGTCCGACTCCAGGCAATAAAGCTCCATGACTCGGcccccttctccccctcctctccttcgtTTTTatgctaaataataaaaatataaaataaatattgtcaCAATATTGTCGAAAgcggacaggaggaggagaagtgccCAGGATGAAGCATGAGGCTGAGACTGCTGGGTTTGCTCCAGTCGTGCTGCCTCTCAGTTTGCTTCTTCCTCTACGCTCCCTGCGTCAAAACGGACACATCCACAAAGACAACATCCGGCTCCggctttcagaataaaagtcgCTGTGGCACAAAACCTAACTCTTTTGCCTAATGCGCTTCAAGGAACTGCTCGCTTAGCTTCCggtcttgtttttttaactttatttgctgttctgttttaatAGAACttagaaagagacagacacgCCGACCAGTGACGTTGGCCCAATATGCTTCACAACTGGTTTAGACTAGAACCTGCACTTATGGTGCCTCTAGATACTTCTGCGTGAAATATAGGATAATAACAACAATGGACAGAGTAATTACATATGTGAGAGCTTTTCTTGGTTAGTTTCTTATAATAGAAATCAAAAGAAACAGCTTGTTTGTGCAAAGTGAGTATcacgataataataataatctgcaACAGCAGCATTGTCATCATTatagaaaaataacagattAAAACATCCCAATTAAAACGGAAACATCCACTACACCTACAAATTAGAAATTATGTATTTACAGttgaaatgtactttttttttaacatgcacTTGTCATCACTGTTAGCTGTAAATCTAAGCATAAATTTAGACAGTATATAGAAAtttatacagtacatgcatatACTATATTGTACACATCCATTTACTTCATGTCTATAAACTAATCTATTATATCACCAACTCAGTTTTCATTCCTTTGAACTAATCTGTTTACAATTTATACACACAATCTTCATTTGTAGATATCATATGTCCTTGTTGTGTTTTAAACCCACCCATCTCTAGACACACATAAACCTCATTAGCTTTTGTGTGCTAGATGTCCTAAAAAACTTATGCTATTGTCAGATGCACAGTACATCATCACCACGTCCATACTTGGTAAACCTGATGTTATTATCAACACATAAATATCAACAAATAAGTTGCTGTAATCAAAACTGGAAAAATGTCACATCACCAGTATACAAATCAAAGACAGTTTACATTATTATGAGCAGTTTATGGTGCAAATCAGCATTTTGCACTGTCTGCAATTAGGTCTGTATATATCCAACCCAGATGGCCTGACATATGGCATCTGAGGACCATACAATGAATCAGGGACACAATCCCTTTTTAGTACTCTTCCCCAaaaagctaacaagctaactgTGGCTCACACTGTGTGGTGATGCACCAGACTAAAAAGTCAGAAACTTTTAGTTGCATGCAGGCAGACACTGACTCATAAAGAGTTCTCTGTCATTTAGTTATCTGATGCTAGCTTATAGGATTACATATGCATCAAAATTTTCTACTCTTCTCTTAGTCAGCAAACATTTCACACTTAATAGTTGACTTCCTGACATTTCTTTACAGttgcaaatgtgcatgtgtattgTTCGATATTCACCTTTTTCTCATTGACTTAAGTAACACTTTGAACActttgaaagaggaaaaaattcTCACAACATGAAATACTGTGAGACAATAAAGAAgaagtcagcagcagcagttagcaaTAACTAAGAACAGCAAAACTTTATTTCCAACTTGCAAAATTGATTCCCCTCAGCTGAACCTTCTTTATAGCTGATTTGTGAACTTTATTATGCTGACACCCTAAACTAAGATAGTGAGCACTGTAGGCTATGTGCATGTGAGCATGTTTACGGTAGCATTTAGCATCAAGTACAGAGACTCTACCAAGTCCTTAGAGACTCTTGGTCCTGTTATGATGTGCATCCTGGAACAAAATGGTATCTTGTTTGTAGTTTATGAATGTGTGATTGCTTGAAGTCAGTACACAGCCTCCAACTCACTGGTGTTTTTAATCAGGTCATTGGTCTGCCACATGAGCTGGGATCCATGGGACACAGTGTGATGTTGCAGACATCCTTATGGTAAAGGGTGTGGACAGCATGTTGATCCCTTTCCAGGGAAAAGTTTTCCATAAAGGAAGTCCTTTGGCATGCCACCATGCCAAAGGATGAAAGTATGAGGATGGACATGTAAATCTGCAGAGAGTGC
This Scatophagus argus isolate fScaArg1 chromosome 22, fScaArg1.pri, whole genome shotgun sequence DNA region includes the following protein-coding sequences:
- the LOC124053451 gene encoding G1/S-specific cyclin-D2-like: MELYCLESDIAVRAQPDPNILSDDRVLQSLLTIEDRFLPQCSYFQRVQKDIQPYMRRMVAGWMHEVCEEENSNEDVFPLAINYLDRFLAVMPTRKNYLQLLGAVCIFLASKLKDCRPLSAEKLCMYTDNSFSPRELLDWELVMLGKLKWNMASVIPNDFIEHIIRRLPLPKDKLAMVRKHTQTFIALCATDDRLAMNPPSMIATGSMGAAVCGLQLDQADQRLSRDNLTDLLAKITNTEVDCLRACQEQIERVLASSLQQGQQYRQETGVRAGNKAREQQDQSSTPTDVRDVNL